Proteins from a single region of Apium graveolens cultivar Ventura chromosome 7, ASM990537v1, whole genome shotgun sequence:
- the LOC141672615 gene encoding 9-cis-epoxycarotenoid dioxygenase NCED2, chloroplastic-like has product MTSCTAFPAATYSLSIDPITFPSKSNISITIKGNRSTQIHSSLSHPVIIKFPHKSYHQVSCDHNQQITKTCRSPHWNLLQRAAAIALDMVEGFVVLKQTKHQLSRTYDPSVQIAGNFAPVPEQPVKHNLSFSGTIPDCINGVYVRNGANPLYEPVAGHHLFDGDGMLHAVTINGSSVSYACKLTQTKRLVQEKELGRPVFPKAIGELHGHSGIARLILFYIRGLFGLIDHSHGIGVANAGLVYFNGRLLAMSEDDLPYQVRVKPSGDLQTVRRFNFDQQLHSTMIAHPKRDPVTGELFALSYDVVKKPYLKYFKFSKDGEKSPDVEIPLDVPTMMHDFAITENFVVIPDQQMVFKFQEMIKGGSPVIYDKNKKCRFGVLSKEAKDSSEIIWIESPQIFCYHTWNAWEETKTDEIVVIGSCMTPPDSIFNECDEKLKSVLSEIRLNLKTGKSSCRAIISSPEQVNLEAGMVNRNLLGRKTRYAYLAIAEPWPKVSGIAKVDLITGNVQKFMYGDMRYGGEPFFLPRELNTEKEDDGYIMAYVHDEKTWKSELEIINAMNMNLEASVKLPSRVPYGFHGTYISSEELAQQV; this is encoded by the coding sequence ATGACTTCTTGTACAGCTTTTCCTGCTGCTACATATTCTTTAAGCATTGATCCTATTACATTCCCATCCAAATCAAATATCTCCATTACAATTAAAGGTAATAGAAGTACCCAAATCCACTCTTCTCTCAGCCATCCTGTCATCATTAAGTTCCCACACAAATCCTACCATCAAGTTTCTTGTGATCATAATCAACAAATCACCAAAACATGCCGTTCACCACACTGGAACTTACTACAAAGAGCTGCAGCAATAGCTTTAGATATGGTGGAAGGTTTTGTAGTTCTAAAACAAACCAAGCATCAACTTTCCAGAACTTATGATCCAAGTGTCCAAATAGCTGGAAACTTTGCACCTGTTCCAGAACAGCCTGTCAAACATAATTTGTCTTTCTCTGGTACGATTCCTGATTGCATTAACGGTGTTTATGTCCGAAATGGTGCTAATCCACTATATGAACCTGTAGCAGGTCACCATCTATTTGATGGTGATGGCATGCTTCATGCTGTGACCATTAATGGTAGCTCAGTTAGCTATGCATGCAAACTCACACAAACAAAACGACTTGTTCAAGAAAAAGAATTAGGCCGTCCAGTTTTTCCTAAAGCGATTGGCGAGCTGCATGGACACTCTGGGATAGCCCGGTTAATCCTCTTCTACATTAGAGGGCTATTCGGGCTGATTGATCATAGTCATGGCATAGGTGTGGCTAATGCTGGCCTTGTTTATTTTAATGGTCGACTTTTAGCAATGTCAGAAGACGACCTTCCTTATCAAGTTCGGGTCAAACCTTCTGGTGATCTGCAGACTGTTAGACGCTTTAATTTTGATCAACAGCTCCACTCGACAATGATCGCCCATCCCAAGCGTGATCCTGTGACTGGAGAACTGTTTGCACTCAGTTATGACGTTGTTAAGAAGCCATATTTGAAGTATTTTAAATTTTCTAAAGATGGAGAGAAATCTCCTGACGTGGAAATTCCACTTGATGTGCCCACTATGATGCATGATTTTGCAATTACTGAGAATTTCGTGGTTATTCCGGATCAACAAATGgtgtttaagtttcaagaaatgATCAAGGGTGGCTCTCCAGTGATATATGACAAGAACAAAAAGTGTAGGTTTGGAGTTCTATCAAAAGAAGCTAAAGATTCTTCTGAGATAATTTGGATTGAATCTCCGCAAATTTTCTGCTACCATACATGGAATGCATGGGAGGAAACGAAAACTGATGAAATTGTTGTAATCGGATCATGCATGACGCCACCAGATTCAATTTTCAACGAATGTGACGAAAAGTTGAAGAGCGTTTTATCAGAAATCAGGCTCAACCTGAAGACAGGAAAATCCAGTTGCAGGGCGATAATTTCATCGCCCGAGCAAGTGAACTTAGAGGCAGGAATGGTAAACCGGAATTTGTTGGGACGAAAAACGAGATACGCATATCTAGCCATAGCTGAGCCGTGGCCTAAAGTCTCAGGAATAGCAAAAGTGGATTTAATTACAGGAAATGTACAAAAGTTTATGTATGGTGACATGAGGTATGGTGGGGAGCCATTTTTTTTACCAAGGGAGTTGAATACAGAGAAAGAAGATGATGGATATATAATGGCTTATGTTCATGATGAGAAGACATGGAAATCTGAACTTGAAATAATCAACGCCATGAATATGAACTTAGAAGCATCGGTTAAGCTTCCTTCAAGGGTACCCTATGGTTTTCATGGTACATACATAAGTTCTGAGGAATTAGCTCAACAAGTATAA